One Myxococcota bacterium genomic window, TTGCACAGGGCCTCGTGCAACAGGTCCGCGACTACCTGCCGGTCGTTCCCGTCGACGTGTGGCAACGCGGGTACCTGTGGCAGCCCTTCTCGTACATGTGGCTCCACGGTGGTCTCGGCCACATCGTGATGAACTGTTTCGTGCTGTGGATGTTCGGCTCCCCGCTGGCGATGGCGTGGGGGCCGAAGCGTTTCTTGCGCTTCTACTTGATCTGCGGTGTCGGCGCGGGCGTCATCATCGCGACGCTGCCGTTCCTGCTCTACGGCTTCGGCTTGGGGGCGGGTTTCTCGCTCAACATCCCGACCGTGGGTGCCTCTGGCGCGATCTACGGCGTGATCCTCGCCTACTCGCTCACCTGGCCCGATCGCACGATCATGCTGATCTTCCCGCCCGTGGCCTTCAAGGCCATCTGGCTCATCCCCGCCATGTTCTTCATGACGCTCGTGTTCGGCGGGGGCAACGTCAGTCACGTCGGCCACCTCGGGGGGGTGCTGGTCGGGTGGCTGTACCTGCGGCAGACCGGCGACGCGGGCTCGGTGTTCTCACTCGAGCAATTGAAGTACCGCTGGCGGCGCTACCGCATGCGTCAGAAGCTGCGCGCCGTGCAGTACGAAGAATGGGAGTCGAAGCGGCGCGATCAGGACCGCCGCTACCACTAGCCGGTGGAACCCCCCTATGAGCTGGCGACGAGACACCTCGGAAAAGACCTCGGAAGGTCGCGGCATTACCGGCTTCCTGCGCAGCCTCCTATCGGAGATGCCGTGGAGTGAGAAGGCCGAGGCCGAGGAGAAGCACCAGTTCGCCACGCCGTCGGGCCAGGTGCTGCGCGTCCACAACTCGAATGGGCGTACCCGCATCACCGGCGAAGAGCGAGACGACATCGAGGTCGTCGCATTCAAGACGGGCCGGGCCGAGTCGGCGGACGCCGCCCAGCAGCTGGTGCAGGACATTCACATCGACTTCCAGGAGACCGGCGGCCGCCTCGACCTCGATGTCGAGGTACCCCGCAAGTGGAACCGGCGCGGCGCTGCCAATCTCTGCATCAAGCTGCCGCGCGAGATGGAAGTGTGGGTCGCCGCCGCGAATGGCCGCGTCGAGGTCGAGGGAATCCGCGGCCTCGTGCGGGCGAAGTCGACGAACGGCGCCGCAAAGGTGTGTGACGTGATCGGCGACGTCGAGGTTGCCACCACCAACGCGAAGGTCTCCTGCACCTGCACCTGCGGTCGGCTGCTGGCGCGCTCGAGCAATGGCAAGATCGAGATCGACCAGCACCGCGGCTCGGTCGACGCCTCCACCAGCAACGGGCTGATTCGTGCCTCGCTCGAGGACGTCGGCGCCGACGGCGTGCAGCTGGCCACGAGCAACGGACGCATCGTCCTCGACCTGCCCGAGGTCGTGGACGTCGACGTGGACATCCGCGTCGACAACGGCGTGATCCGCAGCGATCGCGAGGTGCTCGCGAAGGGTCGTGAGACGATCGGGCGCCTGCTCGGCCGCCTGGGCGCCGGCGGCAAGCTCGTGAAGCTCCGCACCTCGAACGGTTCGGTCTCGCTCCGCTAGCGCCCGCGACGGCGCCCAGTCGCCTGCGCTCGACGCTAGGCCTCGAGCGAACGCCCCAACGTCACGTCGCCCTCGATCGTGGTGCGATTGATGACGCGTCGCACGCCCGGCCGCGTGCCCCGGGTGCAGTGCATCGCGCGCCAGTTGTCCCAGAGCACCATGTCCCCGGGCCGCCAGTCGTGGAAGTAGTGGAAGTCGGGCCGGCGGGTGTGCTCGACCAGCTCGTGGAGCAGCGCATCCGCTTCGTCGTTCGTGAGCCCGGCTCGCTCGGGCTCTGCGATGCGATGCAGGAACTGCTCGACCACCTCGAGCACGGGCACCTTCGTCACCGGGTGGGTGACCACGATCGGATAAGCCGCGTCGGGGAACTCGGGGTAGCCCATGTCGGAGGGCTTCTTCGGGCTGCCCGGCCCGGGCTCGTAGCCATCGAGGTCCACGAAACGCATCTGGCGTCGCTGCACCGTGAATCGATACACGACCTCGAGCCCCGCGATGCGTTGCTTCGTCGCTTCGGGCAGGGCGGCGTAGGCCTTCCCCAGATCGCCGAAACCGGTCTGGCCATCCTCGTCCGC contains:
- a CDS encoding rhomboid family intramembrane serine protease; this encodes MYGGGRNQPGGAGLGFGPAFTPPIVKQLLITLAAAFVAQGLVQQVRDYLPVVPVDVWQRGYLWQPFSYMWLHGGLGHIVMNCFVLWMFGSPLAMAWGPKRFLRFYLICGVGAGVIIATLPFLLYGFGLGAGFSLNIPTVGASGAIYGVILAYSLTWPDRTIMLIFPPVAFKAIWLIPAMFFMTLVFGGGNVSHVGHLGGVLVGWLYLRQTGDAGSVFSLEQLKYRWRRYRMRQKLRAVQYEEWESKRRDQDRRYH
- a CDS encoding DUF4097 family beta strand repeat-containing protein; this encodes MSWRRDTSEKTSEGRGITGFLRSLLSEMPWSEKAEAEEKHQFATPSGQVLRVHNSNGRTRITGEERDDIEVVAFKTGRAESADAAQQLVQDIHIDFQETGGRLDLDVEVPRKWNRRGAANLCIKLPREMEVWVAAANGRVEVEGIRGLVRAKSTNGAAKVCDVIGDVEVATTNAKVSCTCTCGRLLARSSNGKIEIDQHRGSVDASTSNGLIRASLEDVGADGVQLATSNGRIVLDLPEVVDVDVDIRVDNGVIRSDREVLAKGRETIGRLLGRLGAGGKLVKLRTSNGSVSLR
- a CDS encoding TauD/TfdA family dioxygenase produces the protein MPLETRALENVGVEVQGFDVSAPASEAVQAELRGLWDEHAILVFRDQTIDARAQIEFSRIFGPLERHPLETNISSEHPELFELVNGGPADRFQTAFYHGQEIVGRLDWHMDLHYTGRPNRGAVLRAVEVADEDGQTGFGDLGKAYAALPEATKQRIAGLEVVYRFTVQRRQMRFVDLDGYEPGPGSPKKPSDMGYPEFPDAAYPIVVTHPVTKVPVLEVVEQFLHRIAEPERAGLTNDEADALLHELVEHTRRPDFHYFHDWRPGDMVLWDNWRAMHCTRGTRPGVRRVINRTTIEGDVTLGRSLEA